In one Candidatus Hepatincola sp. Av genomic region, the following are encoded:
- the secY gene encoding Protein translocase subunit SecY: protein MSSMVNNSTGFMNAWSKSAALRNRILFTLGILIIYRLGTYIPIPGINPLIFKEFMNHNSQGLLGMFDLFSGGALGRMTIFALNIVPYITASIMMQLFIVISPQLTELRKEGERGSAQINQYTRYLTLFVCFIQGFSIAIGLENLQSGGASAVVNPGWVFRFMTAFTLTSGTFFVLWMGEKITERGIGNGVSLIIFSGIVSNLPFAMVTLFTLGEKGTLSPVFLIGIIIMMVAIIYGVVFVETAQRRLVVKYPKRQISGNRLVGGETSYLPLKINNAGVIPPIFASSLLILPTTLIGFLHSSNSFVTSIGVYLGRGQPLYMLLYAVLITFFAFFYVSVVFNPKETAENLKNNGGILLGIRPGEYTANHLQQLLNRLTVIGAIYLVLVCLLPEFLISKASIPFYFGGTSLLIVVSVTMDTITQVQSHLMSYQYDSILKKAKIGRR, encoded by the coding sequence ATGTCTAGTATGGTAAATAATTCTACAGGATTTATGAATGCGTGGTCAAAATCGGCTGCTCTAAGGAATAGGATTTTATTCACTTTAGGTATACTAATTATATATCGTTTAGGTACCTATATCCCAATTCCAGGAATTAATCCTTTAATCTTTAAAGAGTTTATGAATCATAATTCTCAAGGTTTATTAGGCATGTTTGATCTATTCTCGGGGGGTGCCTTAGGGAGAATGACTATTTTTGCTTTAAATATCGTGCCATATATAACTGCTTCAATCATGATGCAATTGTTTATTGTGATTTCCCCACAGCTTACTGAATTAAGAAAAGAAGGGGAAAGAGGTAGTGCCCAAATTAATCAATATACTAGGTATTTAACATTATTTGTATGCTTTATTCAAGGGTTTAGTATTGCAATTGGTTTAGAAAATTTACAATCTGGTGGTGCTAGTGCAGTTGTTAATCCTGGTTGGGTTTTTCGTTTTATGACAGCTTTTACTTTAACTTCAGGGACTTTCTTTGTATTATGGATGGGTGAAAAAATCACAGAAAGAGGTATTGGTAATGGAGTGTCTTTAATTATTTTTTCAGGAATTGTATCTAATTTACCATTTGCTATGGTTACATTATTTACTTTAGGAGAAAAAGGAACATTATCTCCTGTGTTTTTAATAGGTATAATAATAATGATGGTAGCCATTATTTATGGAGTGGTATTTGTAGAAACTGCACAAAGAAGGTTAGTAGTAAAGTATCCTAAGCGGCAAATTAGTGGTAATAGGTTAGTTGGTGGTGAAACTTCATATTTACCATTAAAAATTAATAATGCTGGGGTTATTCCTCCTATTTTTGCTAGTTCTTTATTAATTTTACCAACAACATTAATTGGTTTTTTACACTCTTCTAATAGTTTTGTTACCTCAATTGGGGTATATTTAGGTAGAGGGCAACCTCTATATATGTTACTTTATGCTGTTCTAATTACTTTTTTTGCTTTCTTTTATGTATCTGTGGTGTTTAACCCTAAAGAAACAGCTGAGAATTTAAAAAATAATGGAGGTATTTTGTTAGGAATTAGGCCAGGTGAATATACGGCTAATCACTTACAACAATTACTAAATAGGCTCACTGTAATTGGTGCAATATATTTAGTGCTTGTTTGTTTATTACCTGAATTCCTAATTTCAAAAGCCTCAATTCCTTTTTATTTTGGTGGTACTAGTTTATTAATTGTTGTATCTGTAACTATGGATACTATTACTCAAGTGCAATCTCATTTAATGTCATATCAGTATGATAGTATTTTAAAGAAAGCAAAAATTGGTAGAAGATAA
- the adk gene encoding Adenylate kinase, with translation MKNVFILIGAPGSGKGTLSKVLVDKLNIAHISSGDMLRAEITKGSTLSLQLKELLAEGKLIDDNLMTEMISTRIQKEDCKNGFILDGYPRTLQQVKLLDKMLNQSEIKLYAFYLEIDDDTLIKRITGRYACANCGAIYNKYTSNPKKEGVCDKCSGTTFVTREDDNLDTFNKRLGTFKAELQEILAFYEKLGILYKFDATLGKEKMQEKLLKIIN, from the coding sequence ATGAAAAATGTATTTATTTTAATTGGTGCACCTGGTAGTGGTAAAGGGACTTTATCTAAAGTATTAGTAGATAAACTCAACATAGCTCATATCTCAAGCGGTGATATGTTGCGGGCAGAAATAACTAAAGGTAGCACGTTGTCTTTACAACTTAAAGAATTATTAGCTGAGGGTAAATTAATAGATGATAATCTAATGACAGAAATGATTAGTACTAGAATTCAAAAAGAAGATTGTAAAAATGGTTTTATTTTAGATGGTTACCCTAGAACTTTACAGCAAGTAAAATTATTAGATAAAATGCTAAACCAATCTGAAATTAAACTTTATGCTTTTTATTTAGAAATAGACGATGATACTCTGATAAAAAGAATAACTGGTCGTTATGCTTGTGCGAATTGTGGAGCAATTTATAATAAGTATACTTCAAATCCTAAAAAAGAAGGTGTGTGTGATAAATGTTCAGGAACAACTTTTGTTACCCGAGAAGATGATAATTTAGATACTTTTAATAAAAGATTAGGCACTTTTAAGGCAGAATTACAAGAAATTCTAGCTTTTTATGAAAAACTAGGTATACTTTATAAGTTTGATGCCACATTGGGTAAAGAGAAAATGCAGGAAAAGTTACTAAAGATAATAAATTAG
- the rpsM gene encoding 30S ribosomal protein S13, with product MARIAGVNIPTNKKVGIALTYIYGIGLKTALEICSKAKLSPDIRVSALTEEEVSKIRETIDNDYMVEGDLKRVVYLNIKRMMDLGCYKGLRHRRHLPVRGQRTHTNARTRKGPAKAIAGKKM from the coding sequence TTGGCTCGTATAGCAGGTGTAAATATTCCAACTAATAAAAAAGTTGGTATAGCCTTAACTTATATTTACGGAATAGGTTTAAAAACTGCTTTAGAAATATGTTCTAAGGCAAAACTTTCTCCAGATATAAGGGTAAGTGCTTTAACAGAAGAAGAAGTATCTAAAATTAGAGAAACCATAGATAACGACTACATGGTAGAAGGTGATCTAAAGCGGGTTGTTTATCTTAATATTAAAAGAATGATGGACTTAGGTTGCTATAAGGGGTTACGACACAGACGGCACCTTCCTGTTAGAGGGCAAAGAACTCATACTAATGCAAGAACAAGAAAAGGTCCAGCAAAAGCCATTGCTGGCAAAAAAATGTAA
- the rpsK gene encoding 30S ribosomal protein S11 — translation MKSTDKQKVKKRDKKNIITGIVHVSSTFNNTLITITDVHGNVISWSSAGQQGFKGSRKSTPYAAQIAAEVASKKAMEHGLKFVSVEVRGPGSARESALRTLQTVGLVVTSIKDVTSIPHNGCRPSKRRRV, via the coding sequence ATGAAATCTACCGATAAACAAAAAGTAAAAAAACGTGATAAGAAAAATATTATTACAGGTATTGTTCATGTTAGTTCAACATTTAACAATACTTTAATAACAATTACCGATGTACATGGAAATGTTATATCTTGGTCTTCAGCTGGACAGCAAGGGTTTAAGGGTTCAAGGAAATCTACACCATATGCTGCTCAAATTGCAGCTGAGGTTGCGTCTAAAAAGGCTATGGAGCACGGGCTAAAATTTGTTTCCGTTGAGGTGAGAGGTCCAGGGTCAGCGAGGGAATCTGCTTTAAGAACCTTACAAACTGTAGGTTTAGTAGTAACATCAATTAAAGATGTAACCTCAATTCCTCATAATGGTTGTCGCCCTAGCAAAAGAAGACGAGTATAA
- the rpoA gene encoding DNA-directed RNA polymerase subunit alpha produces MIEQNWQSLIKPKNIQLETDNSQNSVRIVVEPLERGFGVTLGNALRRILLSSLQGAAVTAIKIDGVVHEFSAIEGVSEDVTDIILNIKQLKIRSHTLSPVVLNLKVKGTKVVTAADIEENHNIEILNKELVICNIDENKELNMQITIEVGKGYSPVESRLNKNKEIGLILVDAIFSPIERVKYEVENARVGQVTDYDKLYLDVLTDGSIAPEKAVGLAAKILQEQLNSFISFEVPDLAVEEVVEKDELPFDVNLLKRIDELEFSVRSANCLKNAKILYIGDLVQKTEADMLKTANFGRKSLNEIKEVLAKMNLSLGMTIENWPPEDIATLVKKYEDKY; encoded by the coding sequence GTGATAGAACAAAATTGGCAAAGTTTAATTAAGCCGAAAAATATACAATTGGAAACTGATAATAGCCAAAATTCTGTAAGAATTGTAGTGGAACCTTTAGAAAGAGGTTTTGGTGTAACCTTAGGTAATGCTTTAAGAAGAATATTACTTTCATCACTACAAGGTGCTGCAGTTACTGCCATTAAAATTGATGGAGTAGTTCATGAATTTTCTGCTATTGAAGGGGTTTCAGAAGATGTAACCGATATTATTTTAAATATTAAGCAATTGAAGATACGTTCTCATACTTTATCTCCTGTTGTATTAAACCTTAAAGTAAAAGGTACTAAAGTTGTTACAGCGGCAGATATTGAAGAAAATCATAATATTGAAATTCTTAATAAAGAATTAGTAATTTGTAATATTGATGAAAATAAAGAACTGAATATGCAAATTACCATTGAAGTAGGTAAAGGTTATTCTCCTGTGGAGTCTCGTCTTAATAAAAATAAAGAAATAGGTTTAATTTTAGTAGATGCTATTTTTTCTCCTATTGAAAGGGTTAAGTACGAAGTAGAGAACGCTAGAGTGGGTCAGGTAACAGATTACGATAAACTCTACTTAGATGTATTAACAGATGGTTCTATTGCTCCTGAGAAAGCTGTAGGATTAGCTGCTAAAATTTTACAAGAACAGTTAAATAGTTTTATTAGTTTTGAAGTACCAGATTTAGCTGTTGAAGAAGTAGTAGAAAAAGATGAACTACCGTTTGATGTAAACTTATTAAAAAGAATTGATGAATTAGAGTTTTCTGTACGTTCGGCTAATTGTTTAAAGAATGCTAAAATTCTTTATATTGGTGATTTAGTGCAAAAAACTGAAGCAGATATGTTGAAAACTGCTAATTTTGGTAGAAAATCTTTAAATGAAATTAAAGAAGTTTTAGCAAAAATGAATCTTTCTTTAGGTATGACAATAGAAAATTGGCCACCAGAAGATATAGCAACTTTAGTTAAAAAATATGAAGATAAATACTAG
- the rplQ gene encoding 50S ribosomal protein L17 has product MRHRLSGRKLGRTTAERKALFKNMAIALIINEQIKSTLPKAKELRSYVDKLITLSKKGTLAHKRKAFALLRNDEAVHKLFSALGSRYQERNGGYTRVLKSGFRTGDNAPMAIIEFIDRDINAKGSKDLKQTVEAE; this is encoded by the coding sequence ATGAGACATAGACTAAGTGGCAGAAAGCTAGGTAGAACTACAGCTGAAAGAAAGGCTTTGTTTAAAAATATGGCAATAGCTTTAATAATTAATGAACAAATTAAATCTACATTACCAAAAGCAAAAGAGTTAAGATCTTATGTAGATAAGCTAATAACCTTAAGTAAAAAAGGTACATTAGCACATAAAAGAAAGGCTTTTGCTCTATTAAGAAACGATGAAGCAGTACATAAATTATTTTCGGCATTAGGTAGTAGATACCAAGAAAGAAATGGTGGATATACTAGAGTATTAAAAAGTGGTTTTAGAACTGGTGATAATGCACCAATGGCAATTATTGAGTTCATTGATAGAGATATAAATGCAAAAGGTAGTAAAGATCTAAAGCAGACAGTAGAAGCAGAATAG
- a CDS encoding DegQ family serine endoprotease: MRFLILILFFNLTFLPSILKAASQDPLQQSIDSVVSVYALSQGSKAEIEEFLHSNSTEADKGSGIIVAKSGLVITNRHVIAYKKAIKMILHDGRIFTAKIVAEDASIDLALLQLEAPDNKPVSFTPITMGATSSLKIGDEVFAIGNPFGIGISVSSGIISALPTNNEFANIGNLIQTDAAINPGSSGGALIDSKGQLIGMNTGKFGDTFVGIGFAIPVNILELFINRSLKGEKVRNYWLGFSAVDVNYMLAKKSGMDIPKGIMVTQVYKDTPAAKAKLQVGDIVIALNNTPINSFAGLSYQLALIESPTPLSISILRNRVNLLIPITPEIPKENVAKQTTAITYGVFEGLTIANNSNAIAYEIGIDAEVNGLVVYDIRPKSVLDNFGVKKGDIIVSANGIKINNVADMLKFLKNNVNQNKYSIMIRRNNTDITINVSNKTKK, translated from the coding sequence ATGCGTTTTTTGATTTTAATCCTATTTTTTAATTTAACTTTTTTACCATCAATTCTTAAAGCTGCTAGCCAAGATCCTTTACAGCAAAGTATAGATTCTGTAGTAAGTGTATATGCTTTATCTCAAGGTTCAAAAGCTGAAATAGAGGAATTCTTACATTCTAATAGTACAGAGGCTGATAAGGGCTCAGGTATTATTGTAGCTAAATCTGGTTTAGTTATTACTAACCGCCATGTTATAGCTTATAAAAAGGCTATTAAAATGATATTGCACGATGGTAGAATATTTACAGCTAAAATAGTAGCCGAAGATGCAAGTATAGACCTTGCGTTATTACAATTAGAAGCACCAGATAATAAGCCAGTCAGCTTTACTCCTATTACAATGGGAGCTACTAGTAGTTTAAAAATAGGTGATGAAGTATTTGCTATAGGTAATCCTTTTGGTATAGGAATTTCAGTATCCTCAGGAATTATATCAGCTTTACCTACAAATAATGAATTTGCTAATATTGGTAACTTAATTCAAACAGATGCTGCTATTAATCCAGGTAGTTCTGGTGGAGCTTTAATAGACTCTAAAGGGCAATTAATTGGTATGAATACTGGAAAATTTGGTGATACCTTTGTTGGTATAGGTTTTGCTATTCCGGTGAATATTTTAGAATTATTCATTAATAGATCTTTAAAAGGTGAAAAAGTTAGAAACTATTGGTTAGGTTTTTCAGCAGTAGATGTAAATTACATGTTAGCAAAAAAGTCAGGTATGGATATCCCAAAAGGGATAATGGTAACCCAAGTGTATAAAGATACCCCTGCAGCAAAGGCTAAATTGCAAGTAGGTGATATTGTGATAGCTTTAAACAATACTCCTATTAATAGCTTTGCAGGCTTATCTTACCAGTTAGCTTTAATTGAATCTCCAACTCCTCTATCCATTAGTATTCTAAGAAATAGAGTGAATTTACTTATTCCTATAACTCCAGAAATACCAAAGGAAAATGTAGCAAAACAAACTACTGCTATTACTTATGGCGTATTTGAGGGGTTAACTATTGCTAATAATTCAAATGCTATTGCTTATGAAATAGGCATAGATGCTGAAGTGAATGGCTTAGTTGTTTACGATATTCGTCCTAAATCTGTTTTAGATAATTTTGGGGTAAAAAAAGGTGATATTATTGTATCAGCTAATGGTATAAAAATTAACAATGTAGCAGATATGCTAAAATTTTTAAAAAACAATGTTAATCAAAATAAATATTCTATAATGATACGTAGAAATAATACAGATATAACCATTAATGTTTCCAATAAAACTAAAAAATGA
- the rluC gene encoding Ribosomal large subunit pseudouridine synthase C, giving the protein MQKFIEVTIDNNPQIPLLQWVLEHYPNLNHSITQKLIRTAAIKLNGKKAKFSIIVNKHDIIKLPIEFINSFIPAPKKVTKSTVNPALYKKEISLLLNSILYQDDDYLILNKPAGLAMQGGTKVYFHLALALPFFKLGKSHSPYLVHRLDKDTSGVLILARNKETSQYMFEVFKQKRITKIYNCLVYPFINQEDTGIIKANLLKQGATNSEQIVIDSKGKEAITKYKVLQKKDKIALLEVEPQTGRTHQIRVHMAQVLHAPIIGDFKYGAKPLKIGIDYHRLYLHAKSIEFQNAMGKTIKITAPLPETFVSTLQKLGFTDK; this is encoded by the coding sequence ATGCAAAAATTCATAGAAGTTACTATAGATAATAATCCACAAATACCTTTATTACAGTGGGTGCTAGAGCATTACCCTAATTTAAACCATAGCATTACCCAAAAACTTATTCGCACCGCTGCAATTAAACTAAACGGTAAAAAAGCTAAATTTTCTATTATAGTTAATAAGCATGATATTATTAAACTTCCTATAGAGTTTATTAATAGCTTTATTCCAGCCCCTAAAAAGGTAACTAAATCAACTGTAAACCCTGCTTTATATAAAAAAGAAATTTCCTTATTACTTAATTCTATTTTATACCAAGATGATGATTATTTAATTCTTAATAAACCGGCAGGGTTAGCAATGCAAGGAGGTACTAAAGTATATTTCCACTTAGCACTAGCATTACCTTTTTTTAAGCTAGGAAAGAGCCACAGCCCTTATTTAGTTCATAGGCTAGACAAAGATACCTCAGGGGTACTAATACTGGCTAGAAATAAAGAAACTAGCCAATATATGTTTGAAGTTTTTAAACAAAAAAGAATTACTAAGATTTATAATTGTTTAGTCTATCCCTTTATAAATCAGGAAGATACAGGCATTATTAAAGCAAACCTGTTAAAACAAGGTGCTACTAACTCCGAGCAAATTGTAATAGATTCTAAAGGTAAAGAAGCTATTACAAAATATAAAGTACTGCAAAAAAAAGATAAAATAGCTTTGTTAGAAGTAGAGCCACAAACAGGAAGAACTCATCAAATTAGAGTCCATATGGCACAAGTTTTGCATGCTCCAATTATAGGTGATTTTAAATATGGAGCTAAACCTTTAAAAATAGGTATAGATTACCACAGGCTATATTTGCATGCTAAAAGTATAGAGTTTCAAAACGCTATGGGTAAAACCATTAAAATTACAGCTCCCTTACCTGAAACCTTTGTTAGCACTTTACAAAAGTTGGGTTTCACAGATAAATAG
- the yciB gene encoding Intracellular septation protein translates to MTTEKKLEKRYPVFLEIIPIFLFFIGNKYFGIYVGTGILMVTSLLNLIFAYIYTKNIHVIPVITCMLAIIFGGLTIFLHDPSFIKIKVTLLNLFFAASLFVGLLFKKNFLKITLNSQLEITDYGWNLLIRYWITFFLLLAVLNEVVYRNVDTNTWVNFKVFGITILTIIFSVAQLPIINKHKIIKEKDD, encoded by the coding sequence ATGACAACTGAAAAAAAACTTGAAAAACGTTATCCTGTATTTTTAGAAATAATACCTATTTTCTTATTTTTTATTGGAAATAAATATTTTGGTATTTATGTAGGTACAGGAATTCTTATGGTAACTAGTTTACTCAATTTAATATTTGCCTATATTTATACTAAAAATATCCACGTGATTCCTGTAATTACTTGTATGTTAGCCATTATTTTTGGTGGGTTAACAATTTTTTTGCATGATCCTAGCTTTATTAAAATTAAAGTAACTTTATTAAATTTATTTTTTGCTGCTAGTTTATTTGTTGGCTTATTGTTTAAGAAAAATTTTCTAAAAATAACCTTAAATTCCCAGCTGGAAATCACCGATTATGGTTGGAATTTATTAATTAGATACTGGATTACCTTTTTTTTGTTGTTAGCGGTTTTAAATGAAGTAGTTTACAGAAATGTAGATACTAATACTTGGGTCAACTTCAAAGTATTTGGTATTACTATTTTAACCATTATTTTTTCAGTAGCCCAACTGCCTATTATTAATAAGCATAAAATTATTAAAGAAAAAGACGATTAA
- the lipB gene encoding Octanoyltransferase, with product MNIKWKINTTPILYEEAITTMEHYVDGVISNSQPNMVWLLEHFDVYTKGTSATNADLLNPNKIPVVESKRGGKITYHGQGQQIIYPIVNLVSTKNIKLYVNTLETWIINTLTHYDLDAFKKDNLVGIWVLDQGQEKKIAAIGIRVRKWVAYHGIAVNISPNLQHFQNIIPCGLHNLGVTSLQQLKKDISFNSFNSILKKNIPPLISGGNLE from the coding sequence ATGAATATTAAGTGGAAAATAAATACTACACCTATCTTATATGAAGAAGCTATTACTACTATGGAACATTATGTTGATGGTGTAATTAGCAATAGTCAACCTAATATGGTATGGCTTTTAGAACATTTTGATGTATATACGAAAGGTACTTCAGCTACTAATGCCGATTTACTAAATCCCAATAAGATACCTGTAGTAGAAAGTAAACGTGGAGGTAAAATTACCTATCATGGTCAAGGGCAACAAATTATTTATCCTATTGTCAATCTTGTAAGCACTAAAAATATAAAGCTATATGTTAATACTCTAGAAACATGGATAATTAACACCTTAACGCATTATGACTTAGATGCTTTTAAAAAAGATAACCTAGTAGGTATTTGGGTATTAGATCAAGGGCAAGAAAAAAAAATTGCGGCTATAGGGATTAGAGTTAGAAAGTGGGTAGCTTACCATGGCATTGCGGTTAATATTTCCCCTAACTTACAACATTTCCAAAATATTATACCTTGTGGGTTGCATAACTTAGGGGTTACTTCTTTACAACAGTTAAAAAAAGATATATCATTTAACAGCTTTAACAGTATCTTAAAGAAAAATATACCGCCTTTAATTTCAGGTGGCAACCTTGAGTAA
- a CDS encoding Magnesium transporter MgtE — translation MVDNVDLVREEEIANDIIEDSIISAILENDFIKAENILNSYHISESVMIFKSLNSNYRDQLLLHFTDEYILKAIDWLPSSIIHDLIRIRGIIFITSLITKIKSEDVAYRIIKNLTDKEKNTVLAAMLPTSSAAIRKKLSYPKESAGRLMYSNFVSVNKNWTVEEVLHYITMLRKNSSVALANILYDIFVVDDEDKLVGAVSLSKAVSVAHETKITSLLNRNFRTINANLDQEEVALIFRNRGFISAGVVDDSGKLIGVINLDDVVDVIYQEAQEDLLLMSGVLDRPYQRYMKLFHAAQARLRWLSFNLVEALIIPLIVTLFHGVLSKHVIIAALIQFVVALGGNAGMQSLSVTIRGLSLKAFSITNPWEQIRKELGIALMNGSLLGIIGFAWGSLWGNSVTIGLIAFSAVCINVILGVSFGTLFPIVLKRLHIDPAIASSVCVTTATDIVGFFIVLLIATLAL, via the coding sequence ATGGTTGATAATGTAGATCTAGTTCGTGAAGAAGAGATTGCCAATGATATTATTGAAGATAGTATTATTAGTGCCATTTTAGAAAACGACTTTATTAAAGCTGAAAATATTCTAAATTCTTACCATATTTCAGAATCTGTAATGATATTTAAAAGTTTAAATAGTAATTACAGAGACCAACTCTTGTTGCATTTTACTGATGAATACATTTTAAAAGCAATAGATTGGCTCCCTTCTTCAATTATTCACGATCTTATAAGAATTAGGGGCATAATTTTTATTACTTCATTAATTACTAAAATTAAAAGTGAAGATGTTGCTTACCGTATAATTAAAAACTTAACCGACAAAGAAAAGAATACAGTACTAGCTGCCATGTTACCAACTAGTAGTGCAGCAATTAGGAAAAAACTAAGTTATCCTAAGGAAAGTGCTGGTAGGTTAATGTACTCTAACTTTGTTAGTGTTAATAAAAATTGGACAGTAGAAGAAGTATTGCATTATATAACAATGCTAAGAAAAAACTCTTCTGTTGCTTTAGCTAATATTTTATATGATATTTTTGTGGTAGATGATGAAGACAAACTCGTAGGTGCAGTTAGCTTATCTAAGGCGGTTTCGGTTGCTCATGAAACTAAAATTACTAGTTTATTGAATCGTAATTTTAGAACTATTAATGCCAACCTAGACCAAGAAGAAGTGGCTTTAATCTTTAGGAATCGTGGCTTTATTTCTGCTGGGGTTGTAGATGATAGTGGTAAATTAATTGGTGTAATTAATTTAGATGATGTAGTAGACGTAATCTACCAAGAAGCTCAAGAAGACTTACTGTTAATGAGTGGGGTACTAGACCGCCCCTACCAACGTTACATGAAACTATTTCATGCCGCACAAGCTAGGTTACGCTGGCTTTCTTTTAATCTTGTGGAAGCCTTAATCATTCCTTTAATTGTAACATTATTTCATGGTGTATTATCTAAGCATGTTATTATTGCTGCCTTAATTCAATTTGTAGTTGCATTAGGTGGGAATGCTGGCATGCAAAGTTTATCAGTAACTATTAGGGGATTATCCTTAAAGGCATTTTCTATTACAAACCCTTGGGAACAAATTCGTAAAGAACTGGGTATTGCTCTTATGAATGGCTCATTACTAGGGATTATAGGTTTTGCTTGGGGTTCACTTTGGGGTAATAGTGTAACTATTGGTTTAATTGCTTTTTCAGCCGTATGTATTAATGTAATTTTAGGAGTTAGCTTTGGTACTTTATTTCCAATTGTGCTAAAACGCCTACACATAGACCCTGCCATTGCTTCTTCAGTTTGTGTTACTACTGCCACTGATATTGTAGGCTTTTTTATTGTTTTATTAATTGCCACTTTAGCTTTGTAA
- a CDS encoding LptF/LptG family permease: MDKISLYIGKKIFISFLIVLIVTTLLLMLLQSFKLLDLVINRGFSFVILLKFIIVTTPKVWVEVLPFTLLISAIFTWNNLIASQEITIIQGSGKNLLQIATPPIFIAVVVSIVCGFFALYVVPKAFISYLNLRGAISSSYNLKLIEPGKFVNINDSIAFYVRKITANNLQTIIISKRDPKNNDSIVYAENGYVNIKNNEVVLLLEKVNIIKNDSIQGTTFLKLDKYIFSLDTTQKEHGPPLISNKSATLFQLIRYKTLPIMKSLQNNIKSYQELAKDFHKELLKGIMALLLPFLFAVITAFFFTLTQYKRTNNFKHIVNSLIFCTLLKIFSVILINISILGTTVFIIVVLLIAALLIYKIAHPPSLKRLTRSIFF, encoded by the coding sequence ATGGATAAAATTTCTTTATATATTGGCAAAAAAATTTTTATTTCTTTTCTAATCGTATTAATTGTTACTACCTTATTATTAATGTTGTTACAATCCTTTAAATTATTAGATCTAGTAATTAATAGGGGCTTTTCTTTTGTTATTTTATTAAAATTTATAATTGTTACTACTCCTAAAGTATGGGTTGAGGTTCTACCATTTACTTTACTAATTAGTGCTATTTTTACTTGGAATAATTTAATTGCTAGCCAAGAAATTACTATTATTCAAGGTTCTGGAAAAAATCTATTACAAATTGCTACTCCCCCAATTTTTATTGCTGTTGTGGTTTCTATAGTTTGCGGTTTTTTTGCTTTGTATGTGGTACCTAAGGCCTTTATTTCTTACTTAAATTTAAGAGGGGCCATTAGTTCTAGTTATAACCTCAAGTTAATTGAACCAGGTAAGTTTGTAAATATTAATGATTCCATAGCTTTTTATGTAAGAAAAATTACTGCAAATAACCTGCAAACTATTATTATTTCTAAACGTGATCCTAAAAATAATGATTCCATTGTATATGCTGAAAATGGTTATGTGAATATTAAAAATAACGAAGTAGTCCTTTTATTAGAAAAAGTTAATATTATTAAAAATGATTCTATTCAAGGAACTACCTTTTTAAAATTAGATAAATATATTTTTTCTTTAGATACTACCCAAAAAGAACATGGCCCACCTTTAATTTCTAACAAAAGTGCTACTCTGTTTCAGTTAATTCGCTATAAGACTTTACCTATTATGAAGAGTTTACAAAATAATATTAAGTCCTACCAAGAACTAGCTAAAGATTTTCATAAAGAATTATTAAAGGGAATTATGGCTTTGTTATTACCATTTTTATTTGCTGTTATTACCGCATTCTTTTTTACATTAACCCAATATAAAAGAACTAATAATTTTAAGCATATTGTTAATTCTTTAATATTTTGTACCTTATTAAAGATATTTAGTGTTATTTTAATTAATATTAGTATATTGGGCACTACAGTATTTATAATAGTTGTATTATTAATAGCCGCTTTACTAATTTATAAAATTGCACATCCACCATCTTTAAAGAGGCTTACAAGGTCTATATTTTTTTAA